Proteins encoded by one window of Scatophagus argus isolate fScaArg1 chromosome 8, fScaArg1.pri, whole genome shotgun sequence:
- the rer1 gene encoding protein RER1 isoform X2 — translation MSEGDSVGESIHGKPSVVAVFFTRIGQIYQSWLDKSTPFYAVRWAATLLLTAVYMIRVYILQGWYIVTYALGIYHLNLFIAFLSPKVDPSLLEEDEGPSLPTKQNEEFRPFIRRLPEFKFWHSATKGIVIAMICTFFDAFNVPVFWPILVMYFIMLFCITMKRQIKHMIKYRYLPFTHGKRTYKEET, via the exons ATGTCAGAAGGGGACAGTGTTGGAGAGTCAATCCATGGGAAACCATCTGTAGTCGCTGTCTTTTTCACACGGATTGGACAG ATCTATCAGTCATGGCTAGACAAGTCAACGCCATTCTATGCAGTGCGATGGGCAGCAACTCTACTACTCACTGCTGTCTACATGATCAGAGTGTACATACTACAG GGTTGGTATATAGTAACATATGCTTTGGGAATCTACCATCTCAACCTGTTCATTGCTTTTCTATCGCCAAAAGTGGATCCTTCACTGCTTGAAGAAG ATGAGGGCCCATCCCTTCCTACCAAGCAGAACGAGGAGTTCCGCCCTTTCATCAGGAGGTTGCCTGAATTCAAATTCTG GCATTCGGCGACAAAAGGCATCGTCATCGCCatgatttgcacattttttgaTGCCTTCAATGTGCCAGTGTTCTGGCCTATACTTGTCATGTACTTCATCATGCTCTTCTGCATCACCATGAAGAGGCAGATCAAG CACATGATCAAGTACAGATACCTGCCCTTCACACATGGGAAGAGGACATACAAAG AGGAGACATAA
- the rer1 gene encoding protein RER1 isoform X1: protein MSEGDSVGESIHGKPSVVAVFFTRIGQIYQSWLDKSTPFYAVRWAATLLLTAVYMIRVYILQGWYIVTYALGIYHLNLFIAFLSPKVDPSLLEEDEGPSLPTKQNEEFRPFIRRLPEFKFWHSATKGIVIAMICTFFDAFNVPVFWPILVMYFIMLFCITMKRQIKHMIKYRYLPFTHGKRTYKGKEDTGKAFAS, encoded by the exons ATGTCAGAAGGGGACAGTGTTGGAGAGTCAATCCATGGGAAACCATCTGTAGTCGCTGTCTTTTTCACACGGATTGGACAG ATCTATCAGTCATGGCTAGACAAGTCAACGCCATTCTATGCAGTGCGATGGGCAGCAACTCTACTACTCACTGCTGTCTACATGATCAGAGTGTACATACTACAG GGTTGGTATATAGTAACATATGCTTTGGGAATCTACCATCTCAACCTGTTCATTGCTTTTCTATCGCCAAAAGTGGATCCTTCACTGCTTGAAGAAG ATGAGGGCCCATCCCTTCCTACCAAGCAGAACGAGGAGTTCCGCCCTTTCATCAGGAGGTTGCCTGAATTCAAATTCTG GCATTCGGCGACAAAAGGCATCGTCATCGCCatgatttgcacattttttgaTGCCTTCAATGTGCCAGTGTTCTGGCCTATACTTGTCATGTACTTCATCATGCTCTTCTGCATCACCATGAAGAGGCAGATCAAG CACATGATCAAGTACAGATACCTGCCCTTCACACATGGGAAGAGGACATACAAAGGCAAGGAAGACACAGGGAAAGCTTTTGCTAGTTAA
- the LOC124063792 gene encoding LOW QUALITY PROTEIN: taste receptor type 1 member 1-like (The sequence of the model RefSeq protein was modified relative to this genomic sequence to represent the inferred CDS: inserted 1 base in 1 codon), with product MKHRLASLCFLGCLLQALAPYTVPASEFQLEGDYLIGGLFDIHHVSANVSHDRPEAIKCSSKPFILSSYRRFQLMRFSVEEINNSTNLLPNVSLGYEIFDHCSDTQSFPGILKFISVDGLIQPWDEPQKNLSKVIAVVGTYTSTATRTVAPLLMMNLIPMVSYGAASSVFSRKQNFPSFLRTVHPNKDVIEVIVNIVQHFNWRWVAFLNIDDDYGNDGLTLFIKGIKDTEICLAYTKSLNYYTDYSAVFNQIKAQRIRIIIVFAPEWTAEALIKSAIQLNITNKVWIAGDAWSLNKRLPKEKGIKSIGTVLGVAEQVATIPGFTDFIYSAKSQSHGENAEQQKFCNQACNCSSLSAEDVIAADPSFSFPVYSAVYAIAYALHNTLKCGTGRCNSNITVHPHVVLAELKKSNFTLLNRTIQFDENGDPKYGSYAIVFWNHSGDAEEVGFNNFRPSFHFFINNSKIQWYTNDTVPTSLCSEECSAGYKKKQDGIHKCCFTCEICPNGTYVNNTEDPYKCINCKKTEWSAVGSTSCKLRVVEYIPFTDSGAILIMVGAWALVGLTLTTSVLFAINYNTPVVRSAGGPMCFLILGCLSLSSLSVFFYFDKPTVSFCILRFLPFVLFYTVCLTCFVVRSFQIVXHFQNSCQVPRAPQLVVEISRPVAGHHCCICYSGTITCYWLFL from the exons ATGAAACACCGTCTTGCTTCTCTTTGTTTCCTGGGATGTCTTCTACAAGCCCTGGCTCCATACACTGTCCCAGCATCAGAGTTTCAGCTGGAAGGAGATTATTTGATAGGTGGACTTTTTGATATTCATCATGTTAGTGCAAATGTTTCTCACGACAGGCCAGAAGCCATCAAGTGCTCCAG TAAACCCTTCATTTTGTCAAGTTATCGGAGGTTTCAGCTGATGAGATTCTCTGTAGAGGAAATCAATAACTCTACCAACCTACTGCCAAATGTGTCTCTCGGCTATGAAATATTTGACCACTGCTCAGATACACAGAGTTTTCCTGGAATTTTGAAATTCATCTCAGTCGACGGCTTGATCCAACCTTGGGATGAACCACAAAAGAATCTGTCCAAAGTGATAGCAGTGGTCGGCACTTACACGAGCACTGCGACACGAACTGTAGCCCCACTGCTCATGATGAATCTTATTCCCATG GTCAGTTATGGAGCTGCTAGTTCTGTcttttcaagaaaacaaaattttccCTCTTTCCTACGAACAGTCCATCCCAATAAAGATGTCATAGAAGTGATTGTTAACATTGTGCAGCACTTCAACTGGCGCTGGGTCGCTTTCCTTAACATCGATGATGATTATGGCAATGATGGACTGACTTTGTTCATAAAGGGGATTAAAGACACTGAGATCTGCCTGGCATACACCAAAAGCCTCAATTATTATACAGATTATTCAGCAGTATTTAACCAGATCAAGGCACAGAGGATACGTATCATTATTGTTTTTGCTCCTGAATGGACTGCTGAAGCTCTCATTAAGTCGGCAATACAATTAAATATCACTAACAAGGTGTGGATAGCAGGAGATGCATGGTCCTTAAACAAGAGGCTCCCGAAGGAGAAAGGAATCAAAAGTATTGGAACCGTACTTGGGGTTGCTGAGCAAGTTGCGACAATACCTGGTTTCACTGATTTTATCTATTCTGCCAAAAGCCAGAGTCATGGTGAAAATGCAGAACAACAGAAGTTTTGTAACCAGGCTTGCAACTGCAGTAGCCTGAGTGCAGAAGATGTCATTGCTGCAGACCCATCTTTCTCATTTCCAGTTTATTCTGCTGTATATGCCATAGCTTATGCCTTACACAACACCCTGAAATGTGGAACTGGCAGATGTAACAGCAACATTACAGTTCACCCACATGTG GTTCTAGCAGAGCTGAAGAAGTCCAACTTTACACTTTTAAACCGGACTATTCAGTTTGATGAGAACGGTGACCCCAAGTACGGATCATACGCTATAGTTTTCTGGAACCACAGTGGTGATGCAGAGGAGGTGGGCTTTAATAATTTTCGCCCATCTTTCCATTTCTtcatcaacaacagcaaaattCAGTGGTACACAAATGACACa GTACCTACTTCACTATGTTCTGAAGAATGCTCCGCAGGATATAAAAAGAAGCAAGATGGAATCCACAAATGTTGCTTCACTTGTGAAATCTGTCCAAATGGAACTTATGTCAACAACACAG AGGATCCCTACAAGTGCATCAACTGTAAGAAAACAGAGTGGTCTGCAGTAGGAAGTACATCATGTAAACTACGGGTGGTGGAGTACATCCCATTCACAGACAGCGGAGCTATACTGATCATGGTTGGGGCCTGGGCTTTGGTGGGACTCACACTAACCACATCTGTTCTCTTTGCCATCAACTACAACACACCTGTTGTCAGATCTGCTGGGGGACCAATGTGCTTCCTAATTTTAGGCTGCCTCAGTCTGAGTAGTCTGAGTGTGTTCTTTTACTTTGACAAGCCAACAGTTTCCTTTTGTATCTTAAGGTTCttgccatttgttttgttctacactgtgtgtctcacatgttttgttgttcgctcttttcaaattg tgcattttcaaaatagCTGCCAAGTTCCCCGGGCTCCACAGTTGGTGGTTGAAATATCACGGCCAGTGGCTGGTCATCACTGTTGCATTTGTTACTCAGGCACTATTACTTGTTATTGGTTATTCTTATGA